In Xylanibacter ruminicola 23, a single genomic region encodes these proteins:
- a CDS encoding phosphorylcholine transferase LicD, whose amino-acid sequence MASYDIRPLQLHILKILQAVDKVCQEHNLRYYLWAGTMLGAVRHKGFIPWDDDMDIAMPRKDYDTLMAHAHEWLPKPFEAVCAETDPNYPGPFGKIQDASTTLIEREHINYIGGLYIDVFPLDGVCANKLLQRLNFARYEFWKRVIYYIHRDPFKHGKDLSAVVPLLCQKLFTNHYVQQKMRRIMMHYDYDKCDLIADYDDGKNGIINKAVLGQPTPIKFEDITFMGVEHFDTYLATKYGDYMTIPKHDEQRQHDFHYLDYQLPYRQYDDQRANMKG is encoded by the coding sequence ATGGCAAGTTACGATATCCGTCCCCTTCAACTCCACATCCTGAAGATTCTTCAGGCCGTCGATAAAGTATGTCAGGAACACAACCTGCGCTATTATCTCTGGGCAGGCACCATGCTGGGTGCAGTGCGCCACAAGGGCTTTATTCCCTGGGATGATGATATGGATATCGCCATGCCCCGTAAGGATTACGACACACTGATGGCTCATGCCCACGAGTGGCTGCCCAAGCCATTCGAGGCCGTTTGTGCCGAGACCGATCCCAACTACCCAGGTCCCTTCGGTAAAATCCAGGATGCCAGCACCACGCTGATTGAACGCGAGCATATCAACTATATCGGTGGTTTGTATATCGATGTGTTCCCCTTGGATGGTGTTTGTGCCAACAAACTGTTGCAGCGCCTTAACTTTGCGCGCTACGAGTTCTGGAAGCGTGTTATCTACTACATCCACCGCGATCCGTTCAAACATGGTAAGGATCTCAGTGCCGTAGTGCCTTTGCTGTGCCAGAAGCTGTTTACCAACCACTATGTGCAGCAGAAGATGCGCCGCATTATGATGCACTACGATTACGACAAGTGCGATTTGATAGCCGATTACGATGATGGCAAGAACGGCATCATCAACAAGGCTGTATTAGGTCAACCCACACCCATCAAGTTCGAGGATATCACGTTTATGGGCGTTGAGCATTTCGATACCTACCTGGCTACCAAATACGGCGATTATATGACCATCCCAAAGCACGACGAACAGCGACAGCACGATTTTCATTATCTCGACTATCAGCTGCCCTATCGCCAGTACGATGATCAGCGTGCCAATATGAAGGGTTAA
- a CDS encoding lysophospholipid acyltransferase family protein gives MKVLYYIVLAVWYVFSLLPLRVHYFISDLLFWLLYGVLGYRKKVIRRNIKESFPEKTDDERYRIERGFYHFFCDYIVESVKLMTMTPENLKRRMVFKGVEQIDEAINSGQSCAVYLGHLCNWEWITSLPLWMKSDAQLGQIYHPIENKDFDRLFLRSRQRMGAVCIPMQDTLRRMVEYRRAKQPIVIGFISDQKPHWVNIHHWIDFLHHDTPVLTGTERIAKKMNYAVFFMDVRRVKRGYYEAEVIPMTREPQQLKDYELTDMYFDLLEKSIKRAPEFWLWSHDRWKRTRAEFNERFEVIDGKVIAKDHPDNKPAPPKKPWYKF, from the coding sequence ATGAAGGTTCTCTACTATATTGTTTTAGCCGTTTGGTATGTGTTCTCATTACTGCCATTACGTGTACATTACTTCATCAGCGACCTGCTGTTCTGGTTGCTGTATGGCGTATTGGGCTATCGTAAGAAGGTGATAAGAAGAAACATCAAAGAGTCGTTCCCCGAGAAAACTGATGACGAGAGATACAGGATAGAACGCGGATTCTACCACTTTTTCTGTGATTACATCGTGGAGAGTGTGAAACTGATGACGATGACACCCGAGAACCTGAAGCGCCGTATGGTGTTTAAGGGGGTAGAGCAGATTGATGAGGCTATCAATTCGGGGCAGTCGTGCGCCGTGTATCTGGGGCATCTGTGCAACTGGGAGTGGATAACATCGTTGCCACTCTGGATGAAGTCGGACGCGCAATTAGGACAGATTTATCATCCTATCGAGAATAAGGATTTCGACCGCTTGTTCCTGCGCTCGCGCCAGCGTATGGGAGCCGTTTGTATCCCCATGCAGGATACGCTGCGAAGAATGGTGGAGTACCGCAGGGCTAAGCAGCCTATCGTTATCGGATTTATCTCGGACCAGAAGCCCCATTGGGTGAATATCCACCACTGGATAGATTTCCTGCATCACGATACACCCGTGCTCACTGGTACTGAGCGTATTGCCAAGAAGATGAATTATGCGGTGTTCTTCATGGATGTGCGTCGTGTAAAGCGTGGCTACTATGAGGCCGAAGTGATTCCTATGACCCGCGAGCCACAGCAGCTGAAGGATTACGAACTCACAGATATGTACTTTGATTTGTTGGAGAAGAGCATCAAGCGTGCGCCTGAGTTCTGGTTGTGGAGTCACGACCGCTGGAAGCGTACACGTGCTGAGTTTAACGAGCGTTTCGAGGTGATCGACGGTAAGGTGATAGCTAAGGATCATCCCGACAATAAGCCCGCGCCTCCCAAGAAACCTTGGTATAAGTTCTAA
- a CDS encoding LTA synthase family protein, with amino-acid sequence MKHLLSKPYAPIVAVIWNILLVYVVYQIARLAYFFENAQLLHYNSDVFCGGLLFDTSAIVYTNALYVVLMIAVGAFTLKGQKALKWLYLIINGLALAINLGDAVYFQYTMRRTTTTVFGEFSNEGNLGSIFGTEFINHWYLVLLFVVVMIALYKLYALPRRKHAANLASLLLIAPLSIAGMRGGFTTAVRPITVSNANQYAQHPTDAALVLNTPFSLIRTIGKSVFTVPNYYQSETELEAIYTPQHKAQTDTLVKKNVVVLIIESFGREYIGALNHDLEGGKYKGYTPCVDSLIAHSTTFRYSFCNGRKSIDGMPSILSSIPMFVEPFFLTPASMNDYTGLAGILGNEGYQTAFFHGAQNGSMGFEAFAKKTGFQRYYGRTEYEAARGTNDFDGTWAIWDEPFFQYYAEEMSKMQQPFMTAIFSASSHHPFAIPEQYKAQFPEEHLPIQKCIRYTDMALGKFFATARKQPWFDNTIFVLTSDHTNQSDHAEYQSDLGGFCSPIIIYDPSQPVGRMEEKIAQQIDIMPTILGMLGYSKPYMAFGIDVLSTPTNDTWAVNYLNGIYQYAKYGYVLQFDGKQTKGVYQLTDRLMQHNLKGKVPQQAQMERELKAIIQQYMMRMTKNKLL; translated from the coding sequence ATGAAACATCTTCTCAGCAAGCCCTACGCCCCTATCGTGGCCGTTATCTGGAACATCCTGTTAGTCTATGTGGTTTACCAGATAGCCCGATTGGCATATTTCTTCGAAAACGCCCAACTGCTCCATTATAACAGTGATGTATTCTGTGGCGGACTCTTGTTCGACACCTCAGCCATTGTTTATACCAATGCGCTTTATGTGGTGCTGATGATAGCCGTTGGGGCATTTACGCTGAAAGGTCAGAAAGCCCTTAAGTGGCTGTATCTCATCATCAACGGTCTTGCTTTAGCCATCAACTTAGGCGATGCGGTTTATTTCCAATACACCATGCGCCGCACCACTACAACGGTGTTCGGCGAGTTCTCGAACGAGGGCAACTTAGGTAGCATTTTTGGCACCGAGTTCATCAACCACTGGTATCTGGTACTGCTGTTTGTAGTAGTGATGATAGCCCTTTACAAGCTATATGCCCTACCCCGACGCAAGCATGCAGCCAACTTAGCCAGCTTGCTGCTTATCGCACCTCTGAGTATTGCCGGCATGCGCGGTGGTTTTACCACAGCCGTTCGCCCCATCACCGTATCAAATGCCAACCAGTACGCCCAGCATCCTACCGATGCCGCCTTGGTGCTCAACACCCCCTTCTCGCTCATCCGCACCATTGGCAAAAGCGTATTCACTGTGCCCAACTATTATCAGAGCGAGACTGAATTAGAAGCTATCTACACCCCACAGCATAAAGCCCAGACCGATACATTGGTAAAAAAGAACGTTGTTGTTTTGATTATCGAGAGTTTTGGTCGCGAGTATATCGGTGCACTCAATCACGATTTGGAAGGCGGAAAGTACAAGGGCTATACCCCTTGTGTTGATTCGCTCATTGCCCACAGCACCACCTTCCGCTACAGTTTCTGTAACGGCCGAAAGAGTATCGACGGCATGCCCAGCATCCTCTCCAGCATCCCTATGTTTGTTGAGCCGTTCTTCCTCACCCCAGCCTCGATGAACGATTATACCGGTCTGGCTGGCATCTTGGGTAACGAGGGATACCAGACAGCTTTCTTCCATGGGGCCCAGAATGGTTCGATGGGCTTCGAGGCCTTTGCCAAGAAGACGGGCTTCCAGCGTTATTACGGTCGTACCGAATACGAGGCTGCTCGTGGCACTAACGATTTCGATGGTACCTGGGCCATCTGGGACGAGCCTTTCTTCCAGTATTATGCTGAGGAGATGAGTAAGATGCAGCAGCCGTTTATGACAGCTATCTTCTCAGCTTCCAGTCACCATCCATTCGCCATCCCCGAGCAGTATAAGGCACAGTTCCCCGAGGAGCATCTGCCCATCCAGAAGTGCATCCGCTATACCGATATGGCCCTTGGCAAGTTCTTTGCCACCGCCCGTAAGCAGCCTTGGTTTGATAACACCATCTTTGTGCTTACCAGCGACCATACCAACCAGAGCGACCACGCTGAATATCAGAGCGATCTGGGTGGATTCTGTTCGCCCATCATCATCTACGATCCTTCGCAGCCTGTAGGCCGAATGGAAGAGAAGATTGCCCAGCAGATAGATATCATGCCCACCATCTTAGGCATGTTAGGCTACTCTAAGCCCTATATGGCCTTTGGTATCGACGTGCTCAGCACGCCCACCAACGATACGTGGGCGGTTAACTACCTCAACGGCATTTATCAGTACGCTAAATACGGTTATGTGCTTCAGTTCGACGGCAAACAAACCAAGGGTGTTTACCAGTTAACCGACCGTCTGATGCAGCACAACCTGAAGGGCAAGGTACCTCAGCAGGCGCAGATGGAACGCGAGCTGAAAGCCATCATACAACAATATATGATGCGCATGACCAAAAACAAGTTGCTTTAG
- a CDS encoding LTA synthase family protein: MLFCREGHEFVFIDMWQVVQHGLSLDLSTALYFFIVPFLATIVSMWYTGQWLFRILKGYYALIAIAFALAFVADTSLYPFWAFKLDASCLQYLETPNEATASVSIVYLIWRFVALVVTAVIIYKGYANALCSLKGTSPLKSSLKTAVISLVTFLVMAPLIVIGIRGGLDESTTNIGQVYYSQNQFLNHSAVNPVFSFLASLEKTGEVESYNYMSDEDCQQIINKLYNTESVDSDTLLNTPTPNIIVILMESLGGEFTELSGRQDITPNLNKLATEGVYFTNCYANSWRTDRGTLCTYSGYPSFPNTSVMKLPAKSRTLPCIARSLRDEKQYNTHYLYGGDINFTNMRSYLISGGFDQLTWKADYTTAEQKSAEWGVRDDITFGTLYDMATTLPSPYLIGYSSLSSHEPWDVPIKHFDDEILNAFYYLDQCIGDFVTKLRRTEAWKNTLIVLLPDHGINYKAYDEQHPLRNRIPMIWVGGAVKAPRRIDTICNQTDLPATLLAQLGLSHSDYTFSRDVLSSTYTHPVAMHTFTEGYSMVDSTGLTVFDLYSQRVTTGKGDITIAQAILQAATKDLNQR; encoded by the coding sequence ATGCTTTTCTGCCGAGAGGGACACGAGTTCGTGTTTATCGATATGTGGCAGGTGGTACAGCACGGACTGTCGCTCGACTTATCAACAGCCCTTTATTTCTTTATTGTACCTTTTCTCGCCACCATCGTCAGCATGTGGTACACAGGCCAATGGCTGTTCCGCATTCTGAAAGGGTATTACGCCCTGATAGCCATCGCCTTTGCTTTGGCTTTTGTGGCCGACACCAGTCTTTATCCCTTCTGGGCATTCAAGCTCGATGCCTCGTGCCTGCAGTATCTCGAAACACCCAACGAGGCTACAGCCAGCGTCTCTATCGTCTATCTCATCTGGCGATTCGTAGCATTAGTAGTTACGGCTGTAATTATCTATAAGGGTTATGCTAACGCCTTATGCAGTCTGAAAGGCACCAGCCCACTGAAGAGTTCACTCAAAACAGCAGTCATCAGCCTGGTTACTTTCCTGGTCATGGCACCATTGATAGTTATCGGTATTCGTGGTGGCTTAGACGAATCAACCACCAATATCGGTCAGGTGTACTATTCACAGAATCAGTTCCTCAACCACTCGGCTGTTAATCCCGTTTTCAGTTTCCTGGCTTCGCTAGAGAAAACGGGCGAGGTAGAGAGCTACAACTACATGAGCGACGAGGACTGCCAACAGATTATCAACAAGCTGTATAACACCGAGAGTGTAGATAGCGATACCCTGTTGAACACCCCAACCCCTAACATCATTGTGATACTGATGGAGAGTCTCGGCGGTGAGTTTACCGAACTCAGCGGTCGCCAGGATATCACCCCCAACCTCAACAAGTTGGCTACCGAAGGTGTTTACTTTACCAACTGCTATGCCAACTCATGGCGCACCGATCGCGGCACCCTGTGTACCTATAGCGGCTACCCCTCGTTCCCCAACACGTCGGTAATGAAGTTGCCCGCCAAATCGCGCACCCTGCCTTGTATCGCCCGTTCGCTACGCGACGAGAAGCAGTACAACACCCACTATCTGTATGGTGGCGACATCAATTTTACCAACATGCGCAGCTATCTGATTAGCGGCGGGTTCGACCAGCTTACCTGGAAGGCCGACTATACAACAGCCGAACAGAAATCAGCCGAATGGGGTGTACGCGATGACATCACCTTCGGCACCCTGTATGATATGGCCACCACCCTCCCATCGCCTTATCTCATTGGCTACTCTTCGCTGAGCAGTCATGAGCCTTGGGATGTGCCCATCAAGCATTTCGACGACGAGATTCTGAATGCTTTCTATTATCTCGACCAGTGTATTGGCGATTTCGTAACCAAACTGCGCCGCACAGAGGCCTGGAAGAATACGCTGATTGTGCTGCTGCCCGATCACGGCATCAACTACAAAGCGTACGACGAACAGCATCCGCTACGCAATCGCATCCCGATGATTTGGGTTGGCGGCGCCGTAAAAGCGCCTCGCCGTATCGATACCATCTGCAATCAGACCGACCTGCCCGCTACGCTGTTAGCCCAGTTAGGTCTGTCGCATAGCGATTACACGTTTAGTCGCGATGTGCTCAGCAGCACCTATACCCACCCCGTGGCCATGCATACCTTTACCGAAGGATATTCGATGGTAGATAGTACGGGATTGACGGTATTCGACCTGTACAGTCAGCGTGTTACCACAGGTAAGGGCGATATCACTATTGCCCAAGCCATTCTGCAAGCCGCTACAAAAGATTTAAATCAACGATGA
- a CDS encoding ABC transporter ATP-binding protein, giving the protein MKEFLNVLRRFVPPYKKYLVASVVFNILSVILNVFSFAALIPILQIIFKTGDGDTATALMAWDWANAQEVLMNNMNYYVNSLIADLGPTTTLLIIGLFLAFMTFLKTGAYFLSSATIVPIRTGVVRDIRNQLYQKINTLPLGFFSEERKGDIIARMSGDVQEIENSIMSSLEMLFKNPILIVGYFTMLLFISWQLTVFTLVIVPIMGWFMGWVGRKLKAQSVKAQALWSDTMSQVEETLGGLRIIKAFCAEDKMNKRFDTINSAYRNDIMRVNIRQSSAHPMSEFLGTVMIVIVLWFGGVLVLNNHTLSGPIFIYYMVMLYSIINPLKDFSKAGYNIPKGLASMERVDKILMAENTIKEPAAPKHIANFEHQIEFRHVSFKYGEQWVLKDINLVIPKGKTIALVGQSGSGKSTMVDLIPRYYDVQEGEVLIDGINVKELGIHDLRQLIGNVNQEAILFNDSFRNNISFGVDNATQQQIEEAAKIANAYDFIMASENGFDTNIGDRGGRLSGGQRQRVSIARAILKNPPILILDEATSALDTESERLVQDALERLMKTRTTVAIAHRLSTIKNADEICVLHEGKIVERGTHDELLNIDGYYKKLHEMQS; this is encoded by the coding sequence ATGAAAGAGTTCCTGAACGTACTGAGGCGGTTTGTACCTCCTTACAAAAAATATCTGGTGGCATCGGTAGTGTTCAATATCCTATCGGTTATCCTGAATGTCTTCTCGTTTGCAGCCCTGATACCTATCTTGCAGATTATCTTCAAGACAGGCGATGGCGACACAGCAACCGCACTGATGGCATGGGATTGGGCAAATGCGCAGGAGGTGTTGATGAACAACATGAACTACTACGTTAACAGCCTCATTGCCGATCTTGGTCCTACCACCACCCTGCTCATCATCGGCCTCTTCCTGGCCTTTATGACTTTCCTGAAGACGGGTGCTTACTTCCTGTCGTCGGCCACCATCGTGCCCATCCGCACAGGTGTGGTTCGCGACATCCGCAACCAGTTGTACCAGAAGATAAACACCCTGCCATTAGGTTTCTTCAGCGAGGAGCGCAAGGGCGACATCATTGCTCGTATGAGCGGCGATGTACAGGAGATTGAGAACTCTATCATGTCGAGTCTCGAGATGCTGTTCAAGAACCCCATCCTGATTGTAGGCTATTTCACCATGCTGCTGTTTATCTCATGGCAGCTCACCGTGTTCACCCTGGTTATCGTACCCATCATGGGTTGGTTTATGGGTTGGGTTGGTCGAAAGCTCAAAGCCCAATCGGTCAAGGCTCAGGCGCTTTGGAGCGATACCATGAGTCAGGTCGAGGAAACCTTAGGTGGTTTGCGCATCATCAAGGCCTTCTGCGCCGAAGATAAGATGAACAAGCGTTTCGACACCATCAACTCGGCCTATCGCAACGACATCATGCGTGTAAACATCCGCCAGTCGTCGGCCCATCCTATGTCGGAGTTCCTGGGTACCGTGATGATTGTGATTGTGTTGTGGTTCGGTGGTGTATTGGTACTCAACAACCACACACTCTCTGGTCCTATCTTTATTTATTATATGGTGATGCTCTACTCGATTATCAACCCATTGAAGGATTTCTCGAAAGCCGGTTATAACATCCCCAAGGGACTGGCTTCGATGGAACGTGTTGATAAGATTCTGATGGCCGAGAACACCATTAAGGAGCCAGCAGCCCCCAAGCATATCGCTAACTTCGAGCACCAGATAGAGTTCCGCCACGTATCGTTCAAATACGGCGAGCAGTGGGTATTGAAGGATATCAACCTGGTAATCCCCAAGGGCAAGACCATCGCTTTGGTAGGTCAGAGTGGTAGCGGAAAATCTACGATGGTAGATCTCATTCCCCGTTACTATGATGTTCAGGAGGGCGAGGTGCTCATCGATGGCATCAACGTGAAGGAGTTGGGCATTCACGATCTGCGCCAGCTGATTGGTAATGTAAATCAGGAGGCTATTCTCTTTAACGATTCGTTCCGCAATAACATCTCGTTCGGTGTGGATAACGCCACCCAGCAGCAGATTGAGGAAGCAGCCAAGATTGCCAACGCCTACGATTTCATCATGGCATCCGAGAACGGTTTCGATACCAATATAGGCGATCGCGGTGGTCGTTTGTCAGGTGGTCAGCGCCAGCGTGTCAGCATCGCTCGTGCCATTCTGAAGAATCCACCTATCCTGATTCTCGACGAGGCCACCTCGGCCCTCGATACCGAGAGCGAGCGCCTGGTGCAGGATGCCTTAGAGCGCCTGATGAAGACCCGCACTACCGTAGCCATCGCACACCGTTTGAGCACCATTAAGAATGCCGACGAGATTTGCGTACTGCACGAGGGTAAGATAGTAGAACGTGGCACCCACGATGAACTGTTGAATATCGACGGTTATTACAAGAAGTTACATGAAATGCAGAGTTAG
- the miaB gene encoding tRNA (N6-isopentenyl adenosine(37)-C2)-methylthiotransferase MiaB yields the protein MKKLYIETYGCQMNVADSEVVASVMQMAGYETTETIDEADAVFLNTCSVRDNAEQKIYHRLEALDAERRRRLKSNPEAPKMILGVLGCMAERAQRDLLDNHFADLVAGPDAYLSLPDLIAQAELGHKAMNTELSTSETYKDVVPQRIGIGHKIGGFVSIMRGCNNFCHYCIVPYTRGRERSRDVESILREVRDLRDKGFKEVTLLGQNVNSYKFEDTDFPTLLRRVAEEVPTMRVRFTTSHPKDMSDETLKVIAEVPNVCKHIHLPVQSGSDRILKLMNRKYTREWYMDRVHAIRRIIPDCGLSTDIFVGYHSETEEDHQLSLDLMREVGYDSAFMFKYSERPGTYASKHLPDDVPEEEKIRRLNELIALQTEMSAIQNKKDEGKEFDVLVEGFSKRSREQLCGRTEQNKMVVFDKGTHHIGETVRVRITGSTSATLLGEAIVK from the coding sequence ATGAAGAAGTTATATATTGAAACGTATGGCTGCCAGATGAATGTGGCCGATTCTGAAGTTGTTGCATCGGTGATGCAGATGGCTGGTTACGAAACCACCGAGACCATCGACGAGGCCGATGCTGTATTCCTGAACACCTGCTCTGTTAGAGATAACGCCGAGCAGAAGATTTATCACCGTTTGGAAGCGCTGGATGCTGAGCGTCGCCGCCGACTGAAGAGCAATCCCGAAGCTCCCAAAATGATTCTTGGTGTACTTGGTTGTATGGCAGAGAGAGCTCAGCGCGATTTGCTTGATAATCACTTTGCCGACCTGGTGGCAGGTCCCGACGCTTATCTGTCGCTGCCCGACCTGATTGCTCAGGCCGAACTGGGACACAAAGCCATGAATACCGAACTCTCTACCAGCGAGACTTATAAGGATGTGGTACCACAGCGTATCGGCATCGGACATAAGATTGGCGGTTTTGTAAGTATTATGCGTGGTTGCAACAATTTCTGCCACTACTGCATTGTGCCTTACACCCGTGGTCGTGAGCGCAGTCGCGATGTAGAGAGCATCCTGCGTGAGGTTCGCGACCTGCGCGATAAGGGATTTAAGGAGGTAACCCTGTTGGGACAGAACGTAAACTCGTATAAGTTCGAGGATACCGACTTCCCCACCCTATTGCGCAGAGTGGCCGAAGAGGTGCCCACCATGCGTGTGCGCTTCACCACTTCGCACCCTAAGGATATGAGCGATGAAACCCTGAAGGTGATTGCCGAAGTGCCCAACGTTTGCAAGCACATCCACCTGCCTGTACAGAGTGGTAGCGATCGTATCTTGAAGTTGATGAACCGCAAATACACCCGCGAGTGGTACATGGATCGCGTACATGCCATCCGTCGTATCATCCCCGATTGCGGTCTTTCTACCGATATCTTTGTAGGTTATCACTCCGAGACAGAGGAAGACCACCAGCTGTCGCTCGACCTGATGCGCGAGGTGGGTTACGATTCTGCCTTTATGTTCAAATACTCCGAGCGCCCAGGCACTTACGCTTCGAAGCACCTGCCCGACGATGTGCCCGAGGAGGAGAAGATTCGCAGACTGAACGAGCTCATCGCGCTACAGACCGAGATGAGTGCCATCCAGAACAAGAAGGACGAGGGCAAGGAGTTCGACGTGCTGGTTGAGGGCTTCTCAAAGCGCAGTCGTGAGCAGCTTTGCGGTCGTACCGAACAGAACAAGATGGTAGTCTTCGATAAGGGTACTCACCATATCGGCGAAACCGTTCGCGTAAGAATCACTGGTAGCACCAGCGCCACGCTTCTGGGCGAAGCAATCGTCAAATAG
- the dgt gene encoding dGTP triphosphohydrolase — protein MNWQQLISNKRLGQEHRHPERHDDRTEFKRDYDRLIFSAPFRRLQNKTQVFPLPGSIFVHNRLTHSLEVASVGMSLGNDVAAQLTKKHPELKDQLFQEIGQIVATACLAHDLGNPPFGHSGEKAIQSFFTEGAGYDLQRQVSANFWNDLTHFEGNANAFRLLTHQFKGRRPGGFVMTYSTLASIVKYPFSSSAAGKKGKFGFFDSEKTYYRRIADELGIPCKSEVGEPLRYARHPLVYLVEAADDICYEIMDLEDAHKLKIISHADTMQLLLGFFDEETQARIQNRIVEEGVNDNNEKIVYLRACVIGKLENECVRVFVEHEDEILSGDFQGSLIDHISDLPQNAYKRCCELSVQHIYKSRPVLDVELSGYQIIQTLMEKFINAAVHPERFYSKHLISRVSSQYDIDAPDLETRIMAIIDYISGMTDVYALDVFQKINGISLPII, from the coding sequence ATGAATTGGCAACAACTGATATCGAACAAGCGTCTCGGTCAGGAGCATCGTCATCCTGAGCGCCACGACGACCGAACAGAGTTCAAGCGCGATTACGACCGTTTGATTTTCTCTGCTCCGTTCCGTCGTTTGCAGAACAAAACCCAGGTATTTCCACTCCCGGGAAGTATCTTTGTGCACAACCGTCTGACCCACTCACTCGAGGTGGCCAGCGTGGGTATGTCGCTTGGAAACGATGTGGCTGCCCAACTTACCAAGAAGCATCCTGAGCTGAAGGACCAGCTGTTTCAGGAGATTGGTCAGATTGTAGCCACCGCCTGCTTGGCACACGATTTAGGCAACCCGCCCTTTGGTCATAGCGGCGAGAAAGCCATCCAGTCGTTCTTTACCGAAGGTGCCGGTTACGACCTGCAGCGCCAGGTAAGTGCCAACTTCTGGAACGACCTTACCCATTTTGAGGGTAACGCCAATGCGTTCCGTTTGTTAACGCATCAGTTCAAAGGTCGCCGTCCGGGAGGATTTGTCATGACTTATTCTACACTTGCTAGCATTGTTAAGTATCCATTCTCATCGAGTGCTGCCGGCAAGAAAGGCAAGTTCGGATTCTTTGATTCCGAGAAGACATATTACCGTCGCATTGCCGACGAATTAGGCATCCCTTGTAAATCAGAAGTGGGCGAACCCTTGCGTTATGCCCGTCATCCGCTGGTGTATCTTGTTGAGGCAGCCGACGATATCTGCTACGAGATTATGGACCTTGAGGATGCCCACAAACTTAAAATTATTTCGCACGCCGACACCATGCAGTTGCTGTTGGGATTCTTCGACGAGGAGACCCAGGCCCGTATCCAGAACCGCATTGTTGAGGAAGGTGTAAATGATAATAACGAAAAGATTGTATATCTGCGAGCCTGCGTGATTGGCAAACTCGAGAATGAGTGTGTACGCGTGTTTGTTGAGCACGAGGACGAGATATTGAGCGGCGATTTCCAAGGCAGTTTGATTGATCATATCAGCGACCTGCCGCAGAATGCCTATAAGCGTTGTTGCGAGCTCTCGGTTCAGCACATCTACAAGAGTCGTCCCGTACTCGATGTAGAGCTGTCGGGTTATCAGATTATCCAGACGCTGATGGAGAAGTTTATCAATGCCGCTGTTCATCCCGAGCGTTTTTACTCTAAGCACCTGATCAGTCGTGTGTCGAGTCAGTATGATATTGATGCGCCCGACCTTGAAACGCGTATCATGGCGATTATCGATTATATCAGCGGTATGACCGATGTGTATGCACTTGATGTGTTCCAGAAGATTAACGGTATATCGCTACCTATTATTTAA
- the dut gene encoding dUTP diphosphatase — MLKIKVVNKGHQPLPQYATAQSAGMDLRANIDEPITLKPLERRLIPTGLHIALPVGYEAQVRPRSGLALKKGITVLNTPGTIDADYRGEIGVVLINLSNEDFVVEDGERIAQMVIARHEQGEFVSVEVLDETERGEGGYGHTGVK; from the coding sequence ATGCTGAAAATTAAAGTCGTAAACAAAGGTCACCAGCCCTTGCCGCAGTATGCTACTGCGCAGAGTGCCGGTATGGATCTGAGAGCTAATATAGATGAACCCATCACCCTGAAACCGCTGGAGCGCCGACTCATCCCAACAGGCTTGCATATTGCTTTGCCTGTAGGTTATGAGGCACAGGTACGTCCTCGTAGCGGTTTGGCATTAAAGAAGGGTATCACCGTACTGAACACCCCAGGTACTATCGATGCCGACTATCGTGGCGAGATAGGTGTGGTTCTTATCAACCTGTCGAACGAGGACTTTGTTGTTGAGGATGGTGAGCGTATTGCCCAGATGGTGATTGCACGTCACGAGCAGGGTGAGTTCGTATCGGTAGAGGTTCTGGATGAGACCGAACGTGGCGAAGGTGGTTATGGTCATACTGGCGTGAAGTAG